In one Cytophagales bacterium genomic region, the following are encoded:
- a CDS encoding twin-arginine translocase TatA/TatE family subunit: protein METLNILCFSMPGGMEWIIIIVAVLLLFGAKKIPELARGLGRGIREFKDGVKGVAQDVKEEETKKDKK, encoded by the coding sequence ATGGAAACACTAAACATCTTATGTTTTAGCATGCCTGGCGGTATGGAATGGATCATCATTATTGTTGCCGTTTTATTGCTTTTTGGCGCAAAAAAAATTCCTGAACTTGCAAGAGGTTTGGGAAGAGGAATCAGGGAGTTTAAAGATGGTGTGAAAGGTGTTGCGCAGGATGTTAAAGAAGAGGAGACTAAAAAGGATAAGAAATAA